One genomic segment of Panicum virgatum strain AP13 chromosome 2N, P.virgatum_v5, whole genome shotgun sequence includes these proteins:
- the LOC120661486 gene encoding autophagy-related protein 8A-like, with protein sequence MAKTCFKMEHDLVKRQSESARIRDKYPDRIPVIVEKAGKTDVPEIDKKKYLVPADLTVGQFIYVVRKRIKLSPEKAIFVFVKDTLPPTASLMSAIYEENKDEDGFLYMTYSGENTFGSA encoded by the exons ATGGCCAAGACTTGCTTCAAGATGGAGCATGACCTAG TGAAGAGGCAGTCTGAATCTGCCAGGATCAGGGATAAGTACCCAGACAGAATTCCT GTGATTGTTGAGAAAGCTGGCAAGACTGATGTCCCAGAGATCGATAAAAAGAA GTACCTTGTACCTGCTGATCTCACCGTTGGCCAATTTATCTATGTGGTGAGGAAGAGGATCAAGCTGAGCCCGGAGAAGGCCATCTTCGTCTTTGTTAAGGACACTTTGCCACCCACTG CCTCTTTGATGTCTGCGATCTACGAGGAGAACAAAGATGAGGACGGCTTCCTCTACATGACTTACAGTGGCGAGAACACCTTCGGCTCTGCCTAA
- the LOC120661487 gene encoding uncharacterized protein LOC120661487 has protein sequence MAGVREEEFDEGDVWDVLQGDQHQAGSTEAAALVATPPRNRRAISGKDRKPAAVAKSDGMVMSRSRPSAPVAIPAGSGSSRRGGGEEEDEEDGGEMLPPHEWLARKMEQMGVSSPPDQACRGRSKGRELTKVRDAVLPKTAFSEQ, from the coding sequence ATGGCCGGAGTCCGGGAAGAAGAGTTCGACGAGGGAGACGTGTGGGACGTGCTGCAGGGCGATCAGCATCAGGCCGGCagcacggaggcggcggcgctcgtggcGACTCCTCCAAGGAATAGGAGGGCCATCAGCGGCAAGGACAGGaagcccgccgccgtggccaagaGCGACGGTATGGTTATGAGCAGGTCGAGGCCGTCGGCGCCGGTGGCCATCCCGGCCGGCAGCGGCTCgtcgaggcgcggcggcggcgaggaggaggacgaggaggacgggGGGGAGATGCTGCCGCCGCACGAGTGGCTGGCGAGGAAGATGGAGCAGATGGGCGTGTCGTCGCCGCCGGACCAGGCGTGCAGGGGGCGGAGCAAGGGCCGGGAGCTCACCAAGGTCAGGGACGCCGTGCtccccaagaccgccttctccgAGCAGTAG
- the LOC120661485 gene encoding ankyrin repeat domain-containing protein 13B-like: MPVQDPSSSPSAAPGGGGARPKRTSSAPIRPADYAHSPAHHCVALRDAAGLQAILAGLPPLAHPSRVLNAADAAREARLASSVAAALDRRDVPGGDTALHLAVRLRLPSMASALAAAGADPTLQNHAGWTPLQEALCLGWRDIAACLLRAHRLAAWAKLRRRAPALSAALRRVQDFYLEVDFHFESSVVPLLSRAAPSDTYRIWKRGADLRADTTLAGFDGLRIRRADHSFLFFGEEANAGGRRLPPGSLLVLHRGRREVHDAFAAAAAAGDEDAATSDAAAYRPGLNITSARLVPRTTWLRKEKTENVGEWKARVFDVHNVVFSFRTLKATSAGRKDFTFELAGDEDGGDDDEFLPLEIRDDDEDGDFLVADIPPPPARRSCYVPGRRSVAGPPSHLGTPQRRRNSVDVPRRLPACASVGRGEDGIFGRHSGTTTTGGARWKEEETVKTLRPSVWLTEDFPLSVDEFLPLLDILASRVRAVRRLRELLTTKFPPGTFPVKVAIPVVPTVRVVITFTKFVPLIEPEEFFTPMSSPSLLASPGPGSIMPKPDTHKSSYLKWSSKSSRSKPASLSQVADNTDPFTVPSDYTWVNSLGSKNHDKKSSKSKKGKTKET; the protein is encoded by the exons ATGCCCGTCCAGgatccctcctcctcgccctccgccgcgcccggcggcggcggcgcgcggcccaaGCGCACGTCTTCGGCGCCGATCCGCCCCGCCGACTACGCGCACAGCCCCGCGCACCACTGCGTCGCGCTGCGCGACGCCGCGGGGCTGCAGGCCATCCTCGCGGGCCTCCCGCCGCTCGCGCACCCGTCCCGCGTCCTtaacgccgccgacgccgcccggGAGGCCCGCCTCGCGTCCTCCGTCGCCGCGGCGCTCGACCGGCGCGACGTCCCCGGCGGGGACACCGCGCTCCACCTCGcggtccggctccggctcccctCCATGgcctccgcgctcgccgccgcgggggcggaCCCCACCCTGCAGAACCACGCCGGGTGGACCCCGCTCCAGGAGGCGCTCTGCCTCGGGTGGAGGGACATCGCGGCCTGCCTCCTCCGCgcgcaccgcctcgccgcctggGCCAAGCTCCGCCGTCGGGCGCCCGCGCTCTCCGCCGCGCTGCGCCGGGTCCAGGACTTCTACCTCGAGGTGGATTTCCACTTCGAGAGCTCCGTCGTGCCGCTGCTCTcgcgcgccgcgccctccgACACCTACCGCATTTGGAAGCGCGGCGCGGACCTGCGCGCGGACACCACGCTAGCGGGGTTCGACGGCCTCCGCATCCGCCGCGCCGACCACTCCTTCCTATTCTTCGGCGAGGAGGCcaacgccggcggccgccgactGCCCCCGGGCTCgctgctcgtgctccaccgCGGCCGGCGCGAGGTGCACGACGCgttcgcggcggccgcggcagcgggcgacgaggacgccgccacATCCGACGCGGCCGCCTACCGGCCGGGGCTCAACATCACCTCCGCGAGGCTCGTGCCGAGGACCACCTGGCTGCGGAAGGAGAAGACGGAAAACGTCGGCGAGTGGAAGGCTCGGGTGTTCGACGTCCACAACGTCGTCTTCTCCTTCCGCACCCTTAAGGCCACGAGTGCCGGGCGCAAGGATTTCACCTTCGAGCTGGCCGGagacgaggacggcggcgacgacgacgagttcCTGCCGCTGGAGATCCGGGACGACGACGAAGACGGCGACTTCCTGGTCGCCGACATCCCCCCGCCGCCAGCGCGGCGCAGCTGCTACGTGCCCGGGCGGCGCAGCGTGGCGGGTCCGCCCTCGCACTTGGGCACCCCGCAGAGGCGGAGGAATAGCGTGGACGTGCCGCGGCGGCTGCCGGCGTGCGCGTCTgtggggcgcggcgaggacggcaTCTTCGGCCGGCATTcagggacgacgacgactggGGGTGCCAggtggaaggaggaggagacggtGAAGACGCTGCGGCCGTCGGTGTGGCTCACGGAGGACTTTCCGCTGAGCGTCGACGAGTTCCTGCCGCTGCTGGACATCCTGGCCAGCCGCGTGCGTGCCGTGCGCCGCCTCCGCGAGCTGCTCACCACCAAGTTCCCACCAGGGACGTTCCCCGTGAAG GTTGCTATCCCCGTTGTGCCTACGGTGAGGGTGGTCATCACATTCACCAAGTTTGTCCCCCTTATCGAGCCAGAGGAGTTCTTCACACCGAtgtcgagccccagcctcttgGCAAGCCCAGGGCCAGGAAGCATCATGCCGAAGCCTGACACCCACAAGAGCTCCTACCTGAAGTGGAGCTCGAAGAGCTCAAGATCCAAGCCCGCGAGCCTGTCGCAGGTCGCTGACAACACCGACCCTTTTACGGTGCCGAGCGACTACACCTGGGTGAACAGCCTCGGGTCCAAGAACCATGACAAAAAGTCGTCCAAGTCCAAGAAGGGCAAGACTAAGGAAACCTAG
- the LOC120662842 gene encoding probable WRKY transcription factor 50 has protein sequence MGSPPKPGLHQQAVAAVQQLDQSGENDCGEVAGSSGGSGTGKEKARISGAGRSSSSSGRKKVSRPRFAFQTRSANDILDDGYRWRKYSAHPRFVVRFLDPSLNYYLVSHHLFSSEAPLVERAGRRRPPRETWSAWAAAEEHGSQPSEPAVVIFSFFS, from the coding sequence ATGGGCTCCCCGCCCAAGCCCGGGCTGCACCAGCAAGCGGTGGCGGCCGTGCAGCAGCTGGACCAGAGCGGGGAGAACGACTGCGGCGAGGTCGCGGGGAGCAGTGGTGGCAGTGGTACTGGCAAGGAGAAGGCGCGGATCAGCGGCGCCGGgaggtcgtcgtcatcatcggggaggaagaaggtgagCAGGCCGCGGTTCGCGTTCCAGACGCGGAGCGCCAACGACATCCTGGACGACGGCTACCGGTGGAGGAAGTACAGCGCCCACCCCAGGTTCGTCGTTCGGTTTCTCGATCCATCTCTTAATTACTACTTAGTTTCGCATCACTTGTTTTCATCCGAAGCGCCGCTGGTGGAGCGCGCGGGCCGTCGACGGCCGCCGCGGGAGACGTGGAGCGcgtgggccgccgccgaggagcacgGGAGCCAGCCGTCGGAGCCCGCCGTggtgattttttcttttttttcttag